The Candidatus Omnitrophota bacterium DNA window GGGCGCCCGAAGTAAGTAAAAAGTACTTCCGGTACCTGGATAAAATCGCCGTAAATAGACAGCTCCTGGATAAACGCCAGCTCCGTCGACATGCTTTTACGCAACATGTGCGTTTGGCGCATCGCCGATGAACGATAAAGCCCGTAAAGCGCCACTGCCGGAAGCCGCTTCAGGGTTTCGCGGTACCTGCCCGCTAACCCTGAGACGTTCGCGAAGCTGTCAAGAGTGGCGACACGCAACAGCTCTTCCCTGCCCTCAATATAAGACGCCGTATGCACCTGGCACAGCACCGCACCCGAGGATTGTTCCATCTTCCTGACGCATGCGTTCACAAAAGAACGCTCCCGTTTATCGTCATGCGCGGCCCACATGAAATATTTTCCTTTAGAGAGCTCAAAAACACGGTTAAAGTTATACAGTATCCCCATATTTTTTTCGGACCTGTTGTATTTAATCCTGGGGTCTTTATGCGCATATTCCCGGCAGATCTCAGGAGTCGCGTCCGTAGACCCGTTATCAGAAATGATGATCTCAAGATTAGCGTAATCCTGTTCCAATAGAGAATCCAGTGCGCGCGATATATGCCTCTCGCCATTAAACACCGGCACGCCTATACTGACTAAAGGTTCTGAATTTTTGATATACGCCTCATAATCGCGTTACGGAACAACCTGTTAATCCCGAGTTTCGAGAATAGCACCGCCTTCTGCCCGCCCATCCACGAGATCTCAAGATTAAAAACTTCATAACATATGACCCGGTATCTGTAGATCTTCATCAGGGCCTTCATGAGCCGCGGATACATCTTCTGTTTTACAGTAGCCGGATAAATATCTTTAAGCAACCTGTCAAAAACCTTGCGTGGAAGCTTAACAAAAACAAGCATCACGATCAAGATGTTGGCGAGCGTAGGGGCCAGACAGTGAAAGCTGGAGTTAATATCAGGGATCGATATGCCTCGCTCTTTCAGATCGGCAGCAAGCTGCGTATTCGGTATCACCCTTAAGGAAAAGAGATACAACGTAAAAGGCCTTGGCAGGCCATAGACCAATTCCAAGGTACGTATTATATCATCCCGTGTCTCTATCGGATTATCCAGTATGATGTCGTAGTTTGGTGGTACCATATACGAAGAATATCTGCCTATAATTTTTGTCGCATCCTGAATGAGGCCCGGCCTGTTAGGCCGTTGATAAAATTTCAGGATATCATCGCTGCCGCTTTGTATGCCCATACGCATCCGCACAAGCCCCGCCCGTACAAGAATGCTTATCTTCTCTTCGTTCACATACGCGGGTATTATGCCGCCGACCGCGAAAGGCATATTTACTTCTTTTTTCCACAGCTCCGCAAATTCCTTCAATATGTTAAGAGGTATCGACATAAACCCGTCATCTACAAAAGTCACAGCCGAAAGATACGGATATTTACTTAATACATTCTTTATCTCATCGATAATATAGCGCGCTGAAGGGTATCTTATCCTGCCGTATGTAGGGTCATTTTTGATAAATTTCGAGTTGCTGCAATAAGTGCATTTGTTCGGGCAACCGATAGACCATATAGTTGTATAGAATAGCCCTTTTGCTTTAATGAAATCCTCGCCCCGGAATGGGATAAAACCCCTGCCGGAAACAAATAACAACTCGTCGTCCATAAATAAATGGAACGGGAATCCGGACATCTCCTGGGGCGTGTTAAGAGGAAGAAACCCGTTCTTTATTACCACCTCTCCATCCCTAAACCAAAAATTTCCGATCGAACGGTATGAGCTGCCCTGCTCAATCGTTGATAGCAGCCGCAGAAACACTTTCTCGCCTTCGCCGACACAAACCGCATCGGCGTGCTTGATCACGTCTTCAGGGCACAGTATCGCATGGACGCCGCCCCAAATGATAAAAAGGCTTGGATTCAAGGTCTTTGCCGCAGCAATAACATTCTTTGCCGTTTCGGCATGAGCGGTCATGCATGAAAAACATGCGACATTCGCGGCCGCTATGCGTTCTGCTATAAACCGCAGGTCTTCTTTGGAGCGGATATTTTTTGACGCAATATTCAGGAAATCCGCGTCCGGATAAGTCTTGCGAGCGATAGCGGCTATTTTGCGCAGCCCTATAGATATATAATCATTATCCAGGGCCACGAGGCATAGTTTTATTTTATGTGGAGCGTTCATCAAAAATTATTCCTTTATAGTTTTACGCAGGCTAAATAGTCGGCTCTGCTTTACTCGGAGTATCGTAAGCATACTTTGGCAAACCTAATATACCCCTTATGATATTCTTGGTTCTTTTGTGCTTGTAAAAAAAGATGGAGGCCACATACCTGCAATGCATCCTGAGGCTGCGAAAATTGATCTTCCGATATTTCAAAAAGAAACAAAATTCCTCGAGCGCATTTTTATATTTTCCATTTAACAGGAACAGCCCTATATATAGAAACCTGAATGTCGCATAATTTCTTATAAATTCTTTATCGACATATATGCTCGGATTCCTTTTCTCATACATATCTATATTCTCGAAGATCCTCGCAAATGCAGTCCTCGCATCATAGTCCCTTACTGCCCTTTCATGCGCCCTTCTTGCAATATTTTCTCTTTCTTTTTCATTCGCCAGATAATAACGGATTTTTTGCAGCAATTCTTCTTTCGTTCGGAATACGTCTATCTCTTTCCCTATTTCGAACATGTTTTCCATGCCTGGCGCATATTCGCTTAAAACAAATCCTCCGCATAACGCAATTTCTATAGGCCGCCCCTTGGACTGTTTGACCCTGTTATTAATATTCAAACCAAACAATGTCGAATCGGCGTTTATGCTGGTAAAATTCAAATTTATCCTGCTTGTCCTGAATATGTCCAACATGTTGTCAAAGCCGACGTATCCATTCGAGGTGCCTTCGCCATAAGGCTGTATCTTCACGTTATTAGCGGCCAGATAATCGATATGCTCTTTACGGTTTTTAGTCAGAAGACTGCCAACAAATGATACGTCGATATTTTTTTCGGAATCATGACTGCGCGAATACCGGTTCTTACTGAACAGGCTGAAAGTGCATATCGCATTTATGTTTAAAAGTTCATACCTGAACTTCGACAGGTAATCCGGCAGCGTTACTAAATTAGCTGCCTGCGCATAATATTTATCGCTTGAATCAAAAAAATATTCCGTGTCAAAAAAATTCATACTTATAAATGACGAACTTGACAATTTTTTGATGAAATTAATATCAAAAGTTAAATCACTGGATCCGAGAATAAAGAAAATATAATTAATCCTTTTTTCAATAATCATGCCCTCGATTCTTTTCTCAAAAAGATTCTTCCCTGTCTGGATATACAGATCCATATAGTCTACAAAGCAATAGTTATCGCTGTTTTCTTTTATACCATCGCAATAGTTTTCGCATATTGTGTTGGTTTTCCATAAATGAGATATTACCATTGCATTA harbors:
- a CDS encoding glycosyltransferase, which translates into the protein MPERNAMVISHLWKTNTICENYCDGIKENSDNYCFVDYMDLYIQTGKNLFEKRIEGMIIEKRINYIFFILGSSDLTFDINFIKKLSSSSFISMNFFDTEYFFDSSDKYYAQAANLVTLPDYLSKFRYELLNINAICTFSLFSKNRYSRSHDSEKNIDVSFVGSLLTKNRKEHIDYLAANNVKIQPYGEGTSNGYVGFDNMLDIFRTSRINLNFTSINADSTLFGLNINNRVKQSKGRPIEIALCGGFVLSEYAPGMENMFEIGKEIDVFRTKEELLQKIRYYLANEKERENIARRAHERAVRDYDARTAFARIFENIDMYEKRNPSIYVDKEFIRNYATFRFLYIGLFLLNGKYKNALEEFCFFLKYRKINFRSLRMHCRYVASIFFYKHKRTKNIIRGILGLPKYAYDTPSKAEPTI
- a CDS encoding glycosyltransferase family A protein yields the protein MPVFNGERHISRALDSLLEQDYANLEIIISDNGSTDATPEICREYAHKDPRIKYNRSEKNMGILYNFNRVFELSKGKYFMWAAHDDKRERSFVNACVRKMEQSSGAVLCQVHTASYIEGREELLRVATLDSFANVSGLAGRYRETLKRLPAVALYGLYRSSAMRQTHMLRKSMSTELAFIQELSIYGDFIQVPEVLFTYFGRPKWNTVEQDYSAALGGQNKPWWYLPFFILFCDHFSRIAGARISFLRKFQLWGVLIQDQARQVFLKLLIKSAGSLCPAGSKERVGEAIYWRWLHNPNTRVANDGLFRERIIKPMLGWWR
- a CDS encoding radical SAM protein, whose translation is MNAPHKIKLCLVALDNDYISIGLRKIAAIARKTYPDADFLNIASKNIRSKEDLRFIAERIAAANVACFSCMTAHAETAKNVIAAAKTLNPSLFIIWGGVHAILCPEDVIKHADAVCVGEGEKVFLRLLSTIEQGSSYRSIGNFWFRDGEVVIKNGFLPLNTPQEMSGFPFHLFMDDELLFVSGRGFIPFRGEDFIKAKGLFYTTIWSIGCPNKCTYCSNSKFIKNDPTYGRIRYPSARYIIDEIKNVLSKYPYLSAVTFVDDGFMSIPLNILKEFAELWKKEVNMPFAVGGIIPAYVNEEKISILVRAGLVRMRMGIQSGSDDILKFYQRPNRPGLIQDATKIIGRYSSYMVPPNYDIILDNPIETRDDIIRTLELVYGLPRPFTLYLFSLRVIPNTQLAADLKERGISIPDINSSFHCLAPTLANILIVMLVFVKLPRKVFDRLLKDIYPATVKQKMYPRLMKALMKIYRYRVICYEVFNLEISWMGGQKAVLFSKLGINRLFRNAIMRRISKIQNL